In the Deinococcus carri genome, one interval contains:
- a CDS encoding DUF2231 domain-containing protein, with protein MDSQINNRIEDALSNHEALEQLAQRLQPALKEAERHLPAGVLRLLHGESLGHPLHPILIHLPLGGWLIAGVLDFVPASPSAEREHAADLALLLGTLGGVGAVAAGWTDWSNTRGQARRTGLLHGTLNETALLLNAASLLARKRGRRRLGKTLSGTALGLALVGGFLGGQLVYRHGLGVGHTLSVPQG; from the coding sequence ATGGACTCACAGATCAATAACCGGATCGAAGACGCCCTGAGCAATCACGAAGCCCTGGAACAGCTCGCGCAGCGGCTGCAACCGGCCCTGAAGGAGGCTGAGCGCCATCTGCCGGCCGGGGTCCTCCGCCTGCTGCACGGCGAGTCGCTGGGCCACCCCCTGCATCCCATCCTGATTCACCTGCCGCTGGGAGGCTGGTTGATTGCCGGGGTGCTGGACTTCGTACCCGCGTCACCGTCGGCCGAGCGTGAACACGCGGCCGACCTGGCCCTGCTGCTGGGCACCCTCGGCGGAGTGGGGGCCGTGGCGGCGGGCTGGACCGACTGGTCCAACACACGGGGTCAGGCCCGCCGCACCGGGCTGCTGCACGGCACCCTCAACGAGACGGCCCTGCTGCTGAACGCGGCCTCCCTGCTGGCCCGCAAACGGGGTCGGCGCAGGCTGGGCAAGACCCTCTCTGGCACGGCTCTGGGCCTGGCACTCGTCGGCGGCTTCCTGGGCGGGCAACTGGTCTACCGACACGGCCTGGGAGTCGGGCACACCCTGTCGGTTCCCCAGGGCTAG
- a CDS encoding TetR/AcrR family transcriptional regulator, giving the protein MVSESPRPARARSPEEKGQRRDDILRAAERLWTTTPYAELSMNQVAREVKLAKGTLYLYFETKEELFLALLAEHLQRWLEQLTALLDERQPQTPDEMARVLLQSARDQEPLRRLLILLGTVLERNVRPELARKFKQEFQRLTQDVEARLPFEPDVTRRLLMHLYALSLGWQQLTENATSSPEMREQADLPSFEEELAFGLRAVIDRLVAGG; this is encoded by the coding sequence GTGGTCAGCGAATCTCCCCGTCCCGCCCGCGCCCGCAGCCCCGAGGAGAAGGGCCAGCGGCGCGACGACATCCTGCGCGCGGCTGAGCGTCTCTGGACGACCACGCCCTATGCCGAGCTGAGCATGAACCAGGTGGCCCGCGAGGTGAAGCTGGCCAAGGGGACGCTGTACCTGTATTTCGAGACCAAGGAGGAGCTGTTCCTGGCGCTGCTGGCCGAGCATCTCCAGCGCTGGCTGGAGCAGCTCACGGCGCTGCTCGACGAGCGCCAGCCCCAGACGCCCGACGAGATGGCGCGGGTGCTGCTCCAGTCGGCCCGCGACCAGGAGCCGCTGCGCCGCCTGCTGATCCTGCTGGGCACCGTGCTGGAACGCAATGTACGCCCGGAACTCGCCCGGAAGTTCAAGCAGGAGTTCCAGCGCCTGACCCAGGATGTGGAGGCGCGGCTGCCCTTTGAGCCAGACGTGACCCGCCGCCTGCTGATGCACCTGTACGCCCTATCACTGGGTTGGCAGCAACTGACCGAGAACGCGACCTCCTCGCCCGAGATGCGCGAGCAGGCCGACCTGCCCTCCTTCGAGGAGGAACTCGCCTTCGGCCTGCGCGCGGTGATTGACCGCCTGGTGGCCGGGGGGTAG